In Hyla sarda isolate aHylSar1 unplaced genomic scaffold, aHylSar1.hap1 scaffold_473, whole genome shotgun sequence, a single window of DNA contains:
- the EPHB4 gene encoding ephrin type-B receptor 4 isoform X4, protein MHTKVETSDLRWTTYPQVDGQWDETSGLDEDQTTVRTYEICNPQLPDQNNWLRTSYIPRGPAHHIYVEITFTMMECASITRAGRSCKETFNLYYYPANSDIANDHFPKWMENPWIKMDTVAADFLARPSGRGSGATMRSNVKTVRLGPLKEKGFYLAFLDQGACMALLAVRVFYRLCPSVVASLASFPQTVPVGLVVSAEGTCVDGAECSLGRRPIMYCREDGEWAKPAAGECVCVAGREEKDGRTKCSACSPGYFKPDVGDLPCQICPQNSLSTTAGATVCNCKAGYYRSPGDPVTAPCTKPPSSPRSIVSSVNGSTVDLDWSEPLDAGGRSDLYYEVQCLECAVGGGWVPCTRLSFTPRPQKLTERKLSVSGLRPQVIYNFRVLALNGVSEHSGGTAMGEELNVTIDRDLPHAVTGIQQMATSASTLSLRWNLPAPSQSQNRGNILDYEVKYYEKDQDKPLYMFLKTPGNEAKLVGLRSGTMYIVQVRARTEAGYGAFSGDSIFQTLPLGAFLLPDPEKAQPQVELIAGTVGVGTLLILIVIIIAVVCVRRHGSNKEPEYSDKPGQYLIGHNTKLYIDPFTYEDPNEAVREFAKEIDVSYVKIEEVIGAGEFGEVCRGRLKVPGKKENYVAIKTLKGGYTERQRREFLSEASIMGQFQHPNIIHLEGVITNNCPVMIITEYMENGALDSFLRQNDGQFTPIQLVGMLRGIASGMRYLAEMNYVHRDLAARNILVNSNLVCKVSDFGLSRFLQEGSTDPTYTSCLGGKIPIRWTAPEAIAFRKFTSSSDVWGYGIVMWEVMSFGERPYWDMSNQDVINAIEQDYRLPAPPDCPSALHQLMLDCWQRDRASRPRFTEIVSALDKLIRNPASLKITARELPGSSQPLLDQRTPHYSSFSSVGEWLHAIKMGRYEDGFRNSGFTTFSRVRQMTTEDLLRIGVTLAGHQKKILSSLQQIVPAEKVSGGSAPFY, encoded by the exons ATGCACACTAAAGTGGAGACCTCCGACCTCCGCTGGACGACGTATCCCCAAGTGGACGGCCAG TGGGATGAAACCTCAGGCCTAGATGAAGATCAGACCACGGTACGCACGTATGAGATCTGTAACCCCCAACTTCCTGACCAGAATAACTGGCTGCGCACCAGCTACATCCCCCGAGGACCGGCCCACCACATCTATGTGGAGATCACGTTCACCATGATGGAATGCGCTTCAATCACCCGCGCTGGCCGATCCTGTAAGGAGACCTTTAACCTCTACTACTATCCAGCCAACTCTGACATCGCCAATGACCATTTCCCAAAATGGATGGAAAACCCTTGGATTAAAATGGACACAGTGGCGGCTGATTTTCTGGCGCGACCGAGTGGCCGTGGGAGCGGAGCCACCATGCGTTCTAATGTAAAGACTGTGCGTCTGGGTCCTCTGAAAGAGAAGGGATTCTACTTGGCGTTCCTAGATCAAGGGGCATGCATGGCGTTGCTCGCTGTCCGGGTGTTCTACCGCCTGTGCCCATCAGTGGTGGCTTCACTGGCCAGTTTTCCACAGACGGTACCTGTAGGGCTGGTGGTATCTGCAGAGGGCACCTGTGTGGATGGAGCGGAGTGCTCTCTTGGAAGGCGCCCAATCATGTACTGCCGGGAAGATGGAGAGTGGGCCAAACCCGCAGCAGGCGAGTGTGTCTGTGTGGCCGGAAGGGAAGAGAAAGATGGTCGTACCAAGTGCTCAG CATGCTCTCCTGGATACTTTAAGCCGGATGTCGGAGACTTACCGTGCCAGATATGTCCTCAGAACAGCCTCTCTACCACTGCCGGAGCAACCGTGTGCAACTGCAAAGCGGGGTATTACCGCTCTCCCGGGGACCCAGTGACTGCACCCTGTACCA AGCCTCCATCTTCCCCTCGTAGCATTGTCTCCAGTGTGAATGGATCCACCGTTGATCTGGACTGGAGCGAGCCCCTTGACGCTGGTGGTCGCTCGGACTTGTACTATGAGGTGCAGTGTTTGGAGTGCGCTGTAGGTGGGGGCTGGGTCCCTTGCACCCGTCTCTCCTTCACACCGAGGCCTCAGAAACTAACAGAACGTAAACTGAGTGTGTCTGGTCTCCGCCCACAAGTCATCTACAACTTCCGGGTCCTGGCTTTGAATGGCGTGTCGGAACATAGCGGTGGGACGGCGATGGGAGAAGAGCTGAATGTCACCATCGACCGTGACC TTCCTCACGCAGTGACTGGTATTCAGCAAATGGCCACCTCAGCATCTACCTTGTCCTTGAGGTGGAACCTGCCGGCCCCCTCACAGTCTCAGAACAGGGGGAACATTCTGGATTATGAAGTCAAGTACTATGAGAAG GATCAGGATAAGCCGCTCTACATGTTCCTGAAGACACCGGGCAATGAGGCCAAGCTGGTGGGACTGCGGTCAGGGACCATGTACATTGTGCAGGTGCGAGCTCGGACGGAGGCCGGATATGGGGCATTCAGTGGAGACAGCATCTTCCAGACCTTACCCCTAG GTGCATTTCTTCTTCCAGACCCAGAGAAGGCTCAACCACAAGTGGAGCTCATTGCGGGGACGGTTGGGGTTGGGACACTTCTGATTCTCATCGTCATCATCATTGCAGTAGTGTGTGTGAG GAGACATGGGAGTAACAAAGAGCCGGAGTATTCGGATAAGCCGGGCCAGTACCTGATTGGGCACA ATACCAAGTTGTACATCGATCCGTTCACCTATGAAGATCCCAATGAAGCTGTGAGAGAATTCGCTAAGGAGATTGATGTTTCCTATGTGAAGATCGAGGAGGTCATAGGTGCTG GAGAGTTTGGAGAGGTCTGTCGGGGGCGTCTGAAGGTcccaggaaagaaggaaaactatGTGGCAATCAAAACTCTGAAGGGTGGCTACACAGAGCGCCAACGCCGGGAGTTTCTAAGCGAAGCCAGCATCATGGGACAATTCCAACATCCCAACATCATCCACCTAGAAGGAGTAATCACCAACAATTGTCCCGTCATGATCATCACTGAATACATGGAGAACGGCGCCCTGGACTCCTTCCTCAGG CAAAACGATGGTCAGTTCACCCCGATCCAGCTGGTGGGGATGCTTCGGGGCATCGCCTCCGGTATGCGTTACCTTGCAGAGATGAATTACGTTCACCGGGATCTGGCAGCACGAAACATTTTGGTGAACAGTAACTTAGTTTGCAAAGTGTCGGATTTTGGATTGTCCCGATTCTTGCAAGAGGGATCCACTGACCCGACATACACGTCCTGCCTG GGCGGTAAAATACCGATCCGATGGACAGCACCAGAAGCCATTGCCTTCCGCAAGTTTACTTCATCCAGTGACGTCTGGGGCTACGGCATAGTCATGTGGGAGGTCATGTCCTTCGGAGAACGTCCATACTGGGACATGTCCAACCAAGAT GTCATAAACGCCATAGAACAGGACTACCGGCTGCCCGCTCCTCCCGACTGTCCGTCCGCTCTTCACCAGCTGATGCTGGATTGCTGGCAGCGTGACAGAGCATCCCGTCCTCGATTTACCGAGATTGTTAGCGCTCTGGACAAACTCATCCGCAACCCGGCGAGCCTGAAAATCACTGCGCGGGAGCTGCCGGG ATCCTCGCAGCCGCTCCTCGACCAGCGCACTCCTCACTACTCCTCCTTCTCCTCAGTGGGCGAGTGGCTCCACGCCATCAAGATGGGGCGATACGAGGACGGGTTCAGGAATTCGGGATTCACAACCTTCAGCCGAGTGCGACAGATGACCACAGA